A window of Pseudodesulfovibrio hydrargyri contains these coding sequences:
- a CDS encoding cereblon family protein codes for MAIDCKTAARALRREQDREVPPSGDSPGGPGAGDRPGERLEPVEAETGGVLVCRACRSRITRRDLGMKINGRHRHVFFNPDGLVFELGCFASAKNLTPAGPETGEFTWFPGYRWQVVLCTGCSSQLGWRYMGEDGGFFGLILKALMEEEPGIRS; via the coding sequence ATGGCCATAGACTGCAAGACGGCGGCGCGAGCGTTGCGCCGGGAACAGGACCGGGAAGTCCCGCCTTCCGGCGATTCGCCGGGCGGTCCGGGAGCGGGAGACCGGCCGGGCGAACGCCTGGAACCAGTGGAGGCGGAGACCGGCGGAGTGCTGGTCTGCCGTGCGTGCCGCAGCCGGATCACCCGGCGCGACCTGGGCATGAAGATCAACGGCCGCCACCGGCATGTGTTCTTCAACCCGGATGGGCTGGTCTTCGAACTCGGCTGCTTCGCCTCGGCCAAAAACCTGACCCCGGCCGGGCCCGAGACCGGCGAGTTCACCTGGTTCCCGGGCTACCGCTGGCAGGTGGTCCTGTGCACCGGCTGCTCCTCCCAACTCGGCTGGCGTTACATGGGCGAAGACGGCGGCTTCTTCGGCCTGATCCTCAAGGCGCTCATGGAGGAGGAGCCGGGGATCCGGTCCTAG
- a CDS encoding DUF2959 domain-containing protein: MKRFALALSVLALFLAYGCSKTYYSAMESVGYDKREILSDRVENARESQKDAKEQFASALDQFKSVAAFDGGKLEAVYEKLNDEYEDCKDQADDVKARIDSVEDVAQALFDEWSGEIKQYSSAKLRRSSEQKFAATKKKYNGLIRAMRNAERKMQPVLNAFHDQVLYLKHNLNAKAIASLQGELTSIRSNVDSLIKEMDKSIAEADSFIETLE; this comes from the coding sequence ATGAAACGGTTCGCCCTGGCCCTGTCCGTCCTCGCCCTCTTCCTCGCCTACGGTTGCTCCAAGACCTACTATTCCGCCATGGAATCCGTGGGGTACGACAAGCGTGAGATCCTGTCCGACCGGGTCGAAAACGCCCGCGAATCGCAAAAGGACGCAAAGGAGCAATTCGCCTCGGCCCTGGACCAGTTCAAGTCCGTGGCCGCCTTCGACGGCGGCAAGCTTGAGGCGGTCTACGAAAAACTCAACGACGAATACGAGGACTGCAAGGACCAGGCGGACGACGTCAAGGCGCGCATCGACTCGGTCGAGGACGTGGCCCAGGCACTGTTCGACGAATGGAGCGGCGAGATCAAGCAATACTCCAGCGCCAAGCTGCGCCGGTCCAGCGAACAGAAATTCGCGGCCACCAAAAAGAAATACAACGGCCTGATCCGGGCCATGCGCAATGCCGAGAGGAAAATGCAGCCCGTGCTCAACGCCTTCCACGACCAGGTTCTCTACCTCAAGCACAACCTCAACGCCAAAGCCATCGCCTCCCTTCAGGGCGAACTCACTTCCATCCGCTCCAACGTGGACTCCCTCATCAAGGAAATGGACAAATCCATAGCCGAAGCCGACTCCTTCATCGAGACTTTGGAATAA
- a CDS encoding phosphate acyltransferase, giving the protein MSEFSPVTSLNELARAALDYGRGGTMPKVAIARSAEGFVLRAGIEAFERGVAEPILVGDMEETRRIADERGLDISPFRQVHVTDDAGAVFEAVRLFREGEAQLIMKGLVPTATLLKAVLNKETGVPHGGRILSHVAVFESPVDGRLMLMTDPGVNIAPSLQRKVEILNNALEVARALGMAAPKAAVLAATEKVNYPAMPATLDGDILTKMARQGQFGDAQVFGPLSLDLAVSRKVAATKRFDNPVAGNADILVTPNIEAGNVLYKSLSTLCGCVMAAVVVGSRVPVVVPSRGDSDASKFHSIALASVLARRSQP; this is encoded by the coding sequence GTGTCCGAGTTTTCACCCGTCACGAGTCTGAACGAGTTGGCCCGGGCCGCCCTGGATTACGGCCGGGGCGGGACCATGCCCAAGGTGGCCATCGCCCGGTCCGCCGAGGGGTTCGTGCTGAGGGCCGGTATCGAGGCCTTTGAGCGCGGCGTGGCCGAGCCCATCCTGGTCGGCGACATGGAGGAGACCCGGCGCATCGCGGACGAGCGGGGGTTGGACATCTCGCCCTTTCGGCAGGTGCACGTCACCGACGACGCCGGGGCCGTGTTCGAGGCGGTCCGGCTGTTTCGCGAGGGCGAGGCCCAGCTGATCATGAAGGGGCTGGTGCCCACGGCCACCTTGCTCAAGGCGGTGCTCAACAAGGAGACCGGCGTGCCCCACGGCGGGCGCATCCTCAGCCACGTGGCGGTCTTCGAGTCCCCGGTGGACGGCCGCCTGATGCTCATGACCGACCCGGGCGTGAACATCGCGCCTTCCCTGCAGCGCAAGGTGGAGATCCTCAACAACGCCCTGGAAGTGGCCCGGGCGCTGGGCATGGCGGCCCCCAAGGCGGCCGTGCTGGCGGCCACGGAAAAGGTCAACTACCCGGCCATGCCCGCCACCCTGGACGGGGACATCCTGACCAAGATGGCCCGCCAGGGCCAGTTCGGCGACGCGCAGGTCTTCGGTCCGCTGTCCCTGGACCTGGCCGTGTCCCGCAAGGTGGCGGCCACCAAGCGTTTCGACAACCCGGTGGCCGGGAACGCGGACATCCTGGTCACCCCGAACATCGAGGCGGGCAACGTCCTGTACAAGTCCCTGTCCACCCTGTGCGGCTGCGTCATGGCCGCCGTGGTCGTGGGCAGCCGGGTGCCGGTGGTGGTCCCGTCCCGGGGCGACTCGGACGCGTCCAAGTTCCACTCCATCGCCCTGGCCTCTGTCCTGGCAAGGAGGAGCCAACCGTGA
- a CDS encoding CheR family methyltransferase has protein sequence MGSLFSKSATLRKGVRITDEEFVQLRDFIYDKSGIFVDEKRKYLFESRFSRRLGELGLTSFTDYIKYLKVDRGQELKQLFEMVTTNETSFCRDTRQLESFRDNLLTEVLDRQRKAGRYELNIWSAGCSSGEEPYTLVFLLLETLKAEIARWRINITAVDLSEKMIARAQAGIYPEYAFKTTPDEIRKRYFKEVEGGWELDPRIRKLVRFMPMNLNDPLALKRIPRSHIVFCRNVIIYFDDAMKRKVVQAFYDNLLPGGYLLVGHSESLHKVSQSFKPVHNAGAIAYKKEE, from the coding sequence ATGGGTTCGTTGTTTAGTAAATCCGCCACCTTGCGGAAGGGCGTCAGGATAACGGACGAGGAATTCGTCCAACTGCGCGACTTCATCTACGACAAGAGCGGCATCTTCGTGGACGAAAAGCGCAAGTACCTGTTCGAGAGCCGTTTCTCCCGGCGGCTGGGCGAGCTCGGCCTGACCAGCTTTACCGACTACATCAAGTACCTCAAGGTGGACCGGGGCCAGGAGCTCAAGCAGCTCTTCGAGATGGTCACCACCAACGAGACCAGCTTCTGCCGGGACACCAGGCAGCTTGAATCCTTTCGCGACAACCTGCTCACCGAGGTGCTGGACCGCCAGCGCAAGGCTGGCAGATATGAGCTGAACATCTGGTCCGCAGGGTGCTCGTCGGGCGAGGAACCCTACACTCTGGTCTTCCTTCTGCTCGAGACCCTCAAGGCCGAGATCGCCCGCTGGCGAATCAACATCACCGCCGTGGACCTGTCCGAAAAGATGATCGCCCGCGCCCAGGCCGGCATCTACCCCGAATATGCCTTCAAGACCACGCCGGACGAGATCCGCAAGCGCTACTTCAAGGAGGTCGAGGGCGGCTGGGAGCTCGACCCGCGCATCCGCAAGCTGGTCAGGTTCATGCCCATGAACCTGAACGATCCCCTGGCCCTGAAGCGGATCCCCCGGTCGCACATCGTTTTCTGCCGCAACGTGATCATCTATTTCGACGACGCCATGAAGCGCAAGGTCGTGCAGGCGTTCTACGACAACCTGCTGCCCGGCGGCTATCTGCTGGTCGGCCATTCCGAGTCCCTGCACAAGGTCTCCCAGTCGTTCAAGCCGGTCCACAACGCGGGCGCCATCGCGTACAAGAAGGAGGAATAG
- a CDS encoding TOBE domain-containing protein: MKLSARNLIPGTVKEVTIGLVNAEVVIEIAPGVEMVSVITKNSVERMGIKVGDKVDAMVKATSVMIAKD, translated from the coding sequence ATGAAGTTAAGCGCACGCAATCTCATCCCCGGCACCGTCAAAGAAGTCACCATCGGCCTGGTCAATGCCGAGGTCGTCATCGAAATCGCTCCCGGCGTGGAGATGGTTTCGGTCATCACCAAGAATTCCGTGGAACGCATGGGCATCAAGGTCGGCGACAAGGTCGACGCCATGGTCAAGGCCACCAGCGTCATGATCGCCAAGGACTAA
- a CDS encoding LysE/ArgO family amino acid transporter, translating to MTPFIQGYAMGGGLIVAIGAQNAFVLTQSVRRNHHLAVAALCILCDGLLIGLGVTGVGTMVASNPTLGLIAAWAGAAFLAWYGLGALKAALRGGSMETRQEVEQGLRRTLALTLAVTLLNPHVYLDTVVLMGSVSGRFPGTARYAFGLGAFAASFTWFLCLSLGGQVLAPLFSRDLTWRILDGAVCLTMWSIAASLVRPILFA from the coding sequence ATGACACCATTCATACAAGGGTATGCCATGGGAGGCGGGCTGATCGTGGCCATCGGGGCGCAGAACGCGTTTGTTTTGACGCAGAGCGTCCGGCGCAACCATCATCTGGCGGTGGCGGCGCTGTGCATCCTGTGCGACGGCCTGCTCATTGGCCTGGGCGTGACCGGCGTGGGCACGATGGTGGCGTCCAACCCGACCTTGGGGCTGATCGCGGCCTGGGCCGGGGCGGCGTTCCTGGCCTGGTACGGCCTGGGCGCGTTGAAAGCGGCGTTGCGCGGCGGGTCAATGGAGACGCGGCAGGAAGTCGAGCAGGGCCTGCGTCGCACCCTGGCACTGACCCTGGCCGTGACTCTCCTCAATCCGCACGTGTACCTGGACACCGTGGTGCTTATGGGCTCGGTCAGCGGACGATTCCCGGGCACGGCGCGATACGCCTTCGGCCTGGGCGCGTTCGCGGCCTCGTTCACCTGGTTCCTGTGCCTGAGTCTGGGAGGCCAGGTCCTGGCCCCGCTGTTCTCACGCGACCTGACCTGGCGCATCCTGGACGGGGCGGTCTGCCTGACCATGTGGTCCATCGCCGCCTCTCTGGTCCGGCCCATACTCTTTGCCTGA
- a CDS encoding LysR family transcriptional regulator ArgP, producing the protein MLDYKLLEAFAAVVGEGGFEKGARVLHLTQGAVSQRVKLLEEQAGCVLLVRSSPPRPTVAGQAMLKHFRQVRRLEEDLSAGLGQNEAGFDTLPVGVNADSLATWFFPALDGYLDAEPVLLDLSVDDQAETLKLLKAGDVLGCVADRAEPVQGCRVEYLGDMDYRLYATPSYKTKWYKNGAVLESVENAPVLVFNRKDVMHEVLLGEALGQRPNLRSPFYLPSAEQFAPAVASGRVAGMLLDQQAAPYLEHDEIVDLLPGHVFTVRLHWQCWNLESARLASFTDALVQGARRLLIQRP; encoded by the coding sequence ATGTTGGATTACAAGTTGCTTGAGGCCTTTGCCGCCGTGGTCGGGGAAGGCGGGTTCGAGAAGGGCGCGCGGGTCCTGCATCTGACCCAGGGGGCCGTGTCCCAGCGGGTCAAACTGCTGGAGGAACAGGCCGGATGCGTGCTCCTGGTGCGTTCCTCGCCGCCCCGGCCCACCGTGGCCGGGCAGGCCATGCTCAAGCATTTCCGACAGGTGCGGCGGCTTGAAGAGGACCTAAGCGCGGGGCTGGGCCAGAACGAGGCCGGGTTCGACACCCTGCCCGTGGGCGTGAACGCCGATTCCCTGGCCACTTGGTTCTTTCCGGCCCTGGACGGCTATCTGGACGCCGAACCCGTGCTGCTGGACCTGTCCGTGGACGACCAGGCCGAAACCCTCAAACTCCTCAAGGCCGGCGATGTGCTCGGCTGTGTCGCGGACCGCGCCGAACCGGTCCAGGGTTGCCGCGTGGAGTATCTCGGCGACATGGATTATCGACTGTATGCCACACCGTCATACAAAACGAAATGGTATAAGAACGGCGCTGTGTTGGAGAGCGTGGAGAACGCCCCTGTCCTCGTCTTCAACCGCAAGGACGTCATGCACGAAGTCCTGTTGGGCGAGGCGCTGGGGCAGCGGCCCAATCTGCGTTCGCCCTTCTATCTGCCGTCGGCCGAGCAGTTCGCCCCGGCCGTGGCCTCGGGCCGGGTGGCGGGCATGCTTCTGGACCAGCAGGCCGCGCCCTATCTTGAGCATGACGAGATCGTCGATCTCCTGCCCGGGCACGTCTTCACCGTGCGCCTGCACTGGCAGTGCTGGAACCTCGAATCCGCCCGGCTGGCGTCCTTCACCGACGCTCTGGTCCAAGGCGCGCGCCGCCTGCTCATCCAGCGCCCCTAG
- the ilvN gene encoding acetolactate synthase small subunit yields the protein MKRTLSALCRNEPGVLAMMARECGKYDANILSLAAGETENPQVSRIILCMDGDDEAVDRIGRYLESLDAVIQLDDLSRKDFVDRELVMIKVAMDPAQTSQLMQVFEVFRANVVGMGRETVTVELSGDQERVDGLIKMLVPYGIKSMCRSGMIALKRGDE from the coding sequence TTGAAACGCACCCTGTCCGCCCTGTGCCGCAACGAACCCGGCGTCCTGGCCATGATGGCCCGGGAATGCGGTAAATACGACGCCAATATCCTCTCCCTGGCCGCCGGGGAAACCGAGAACCCGCAGGTCTCCCGCATCATCCTGTGCATGGACGGCGACGACGAGGCCGTGGACAGGATCGGCCGCTACCTGGAGTCCCTGGACGCGGTCATCCAACTGGACGACCTGTCGCGCAAGGATTTCGTGGACCGCGAGCTGGTCATGATCAAGGTGGCCATGGACCCGGCCCAGACCAGCCAGTTGATGCAGGTCTTCGAGGTCTTCCGGGCCAACGTGGTCGGCATGGGCCGGGAGACGGTCACGGTGGAGCTGTCCGGCGACCAGGAGCGCGTGGACGGGCTGATCAAGATGCTTGTGCCCTACGGGATCAAGTCCATGTGCCGGTCCGGGATGATCGCGCTCAAGCGCGGGGATGAGTAA
- a CDS encoding HDOD domain-containing protein, protein MATKHIDELKPGMVLASDLVAKDGRLLFKSGTELAENQLQLLKRVGIPEADVQPDLADLTEDDLLAIEDYVREFFLYVNPDHPAVIEMFHIALELTARAVVEGWKLPDLEERRAANVEHLDDIFITGMGTPETIVEHETELASFPDIFFRIKEVLEDDAASADRIAKVVSTDIGLSAKLLKLVNSPLYGFPQTIDSISRAVALVGGKELSTLALGISAINYFQDIPPELVDMQSFWRHSITCGIFARMLAGTQSGLSPERFFIGGLLHDVGRLILFKKLPYASTEAMLFARENCLPLVEAEMAVMELCHTDISKPLLAAWKFPESLALMINYHHNPMEYPNPLEPAIVHVADNLTNAVEIAQGGMYVMPGLDEQAWELLGIDPEKTLNEAVSQYAEQIDIVMSAFF, encoded by the coding sequence GTGGCCACAAAGCATATAGACGAGCTCAAACCGGGTATGGTCCTGGCCTCCGACCTGGTCGCCAAGGACGGCAGGCTGCTCTTCAAGAGCGGCACCGAACTGGCGGAGAACCAGCTCCAGCTGCTCAAACGCGTGGGCATCCCCGAGGCCGACGTGCAGCCTGATCTGGCCGACCTGACCGAGGACGACCTCCTGGCCATCGAGGATTACGTGCGCGAATTCTTCCTGTACGTGAATCCGGACCACCCCGCGGTCATCGAGATGTTCCACATCGCCCTGGAACTGACCGCCCGGGCCGTGGTCGAAGGCTGGAAGCTGCCCGACCTGGAGGAACGCCGGGCCGCCAACGTCGAGCACCTGGACGACATCTTCATCACCGGCATGGGCACGCCCGAAACCATTGTCGAACATGAGACCGAACTGGCCAGCTTCCCGGACATCTTCTTCCGCATCAAAGAGGTCCTCGAGGACGACGCCGCCTCGGCCGACCGCATCGCCAAGGTCGTCAGCACCGACATCGGCCTGTCCGCCAAACTCCTCAAGCTGGTCAACTCGCCCCTCTACGGCTTCCCCCAGACCATCGACTCCATCAGCCGGGCCGTGGCCCTGGTGGGCGGCAAGGAACTGTCCACCCTGGCGCTCGGCATCTCGGCCATCAACTACTTCCAGGACATTCCGCCCGAACTCGTGGACATGCAGTCCTTCTGGCGGCACTCCATCACCTGCGGCATCTTCGCCCGCATGCTCGCCGGAACCCAGAGCGGGCTGTCCCCGGAACGGTTCTTCATCGGCGGCCTGCTCCACGACGTGGGCCGGCTCATCCTGTTCAAGAAACTGCCCTACGCCTCCACAGAGGCCATGCTCTTCGCCCGCGAAAATTGCCTGCCCCTGGTCGAGGCCGAAATGGCCGTCATGGAACTCTGCCATACCGACATCAGCAAACCCCTGCTCGCGGCATGGAAATTCCCCGAAAGCCTGGCCCTCATGATCAACTACCACCACAATCCCATGGAATACCCCAACCCCCTGGAACCGGCCATCGTCCACGTGGCCGACAACCTGACCAATGCCGTGGAAATCGCCCAGGGCGGCATGTACGTCATGCCCGGACTCGACGAACAGGCCTGGGAACTCCTCGGCATCGACCCCGAAAAGACCCTCAACGAAGCCGTCAGCCAATACGCCGAACAAATCGACATTGTCATGAGCGCCTTTTTCTAG
- a CDS encoding SLC13 family permease, whose amino-acid sequence MYSARTVIHFLREKRWFFLTLAIQAAMLLLPPPEGVTQEGWRVLVMTVGATILFITEPIPLPAVALLIILGQVFLLGLDSSLVAKSLMKDSVLFIMGSLMLAVALVKQKLDKRLALLIIKVTGSSTYAIAFGISVFSGLLASFIGEHTVAAMMLPVALSLIQLATDDAKQQRALAVLFLFSISYACAMAGIGTPSGGARNAIMIDYLRDFFYAPDDPATHGYSVSYLHWMIYAYPIFLIQLPLMHLILRRTFKTDLRDLGPAVAKLREQVGSEGALTGRHYVAIVLFLLTLAGWVGFSSKYGMGTIAILGAVLFLVTGLVRWQDLNSGVNWGVVLLYAAAISLGVQMRDTGAAAWVAGMFMDGLAPFGLNTGLGLLAAVMLLTTFITNTMSNGAAVAVLGPIVLTIALATESNPLAVGMVTAISSAFAYFTVIGTPASTIVYSSGYLRPTDFMKVGWRMALMSFIVLLTASKLYWPLIGL is encoded by the coding sequence ATGTATAGTGCCCGTACCGTGATCCATTTTCTCCGTGAAAAACGCTGGTTTTTCCTCACCCTGGCCATCCAGGCCGCCATGCTGCTCCTGCCTCCGCCCGAGGGCGTCACCCAGGAGGGCTGGCGCGTGCTGGTCATGACCGTGGGCGCGACCATCCTGTTCATCACCGAGCCCATCCCCCTGCCCGCCGTGGCCCTGCTGATCATCCTCGGCCAGGTCTTCCTCCTCGGGCTGGATTCCTCGCTGGTGGCCAAGTCCCTGATGAAGGACTCGGTCCTGTTCATCATGGGCTCGCTCATGCTTGCCGTGGCCCTGGTCAAACAGAAGCTCGACAAGCGCCTGGCTCTGCTGATCATCAAGGTAACCGGCTCATCCACCTATGCCATCGCCTTCGGCATCTCGGTCTTCTCCGGCCTGCTCGCCTCGTTCATCGGCGAGCACACCGTGGCCGCCATGATGCTGCCCGTGGCCCTGTCCCTGATCCAGCTGGCCACCGACGACGCCAAGCAGCAGAGGGCCCTGGCCGTGCTCTTTCTCTTCTCCATCTCCTACGCCTGCGCCATGGCCGGGATCGGCACCCCGTCGGGCGGCGCGCGCAACGCGATCATGATCGACTACCTGCGCGACTTCTTCTACGCACCGGACGACCCGGCCACCCACGGCTACTCGGTCTCCTACCTGCACTGGATGATCTACGCCTACCCCATCTTCCTCATCCAGCTGCCGCTCATGCACCTCATCCTCCGCCGTACCTTCAAAACCGACCTGCGCGACCTCGGTCCGGCCGTGGCCAAACTCAGGGAACAGGTCGGCAGCGAAGGGGCTCTGACCGGCCGCCACTACGTGGCCATCGTCCTGTTTCTCCTGACCCTGGCGGGCTGGGTCGGTTTTTCCTCGAAATACGGCATGGGCACCATCGCCATCCTCGGCGCGGTCCTCTTCCTGGTCACCGGCCTGGTCCGCTGGCAGGACCTCAACTCAGGCGTCAACTGGGGCGTAGTCCTGCTTTACGCCGCCGCCATTTCGCTCGGCGTGCAGATGCGCGACACCGGCGCGGCCGCCTGGGTGGCCGGCATGTTCATGGACGGGCTCGCCCCGTTCGGCCTCAACACCGGCCTCGGCCTGCTGGCCGCGGTCATGCTCCTGACCACCTTCATCACCAACACCATGAGCAACGGCGCGGCCGTGGCCGTGCTCGGCCCCATTGTCCTGACCATCGCCCTGGCCACCGAGTCCAACCCCCTGGCCGTGGGCATGGTCACCGCCATCTCCAGCGCGTTCGCCTATTTCACGGTCATCGGCACCCCGGCCTCCACCATCGTCTACTCCTCGGGCTACCTGCGCCCCACGGATTTCATGAAAGTGGGCTGGCGCATGGCCCTCATGTCCTTTATCGTGCTCCTGACGGCATCCAAACTGTACTGGCCCCTCATCGGCCTCTAA
- a CDS encoding universal stress protein — MTSDDKLNMRILICIGGGPEAYASLRYAVRLSKTACADIALLYVRPLDSGLNSGGMEVRVARENVLDWGLELPGLRQLKAARDILVELGEIEPGAKREWKHSEIKGDPAGEYIRDYENPCGGIISLRLRTAKDVTTAVSDEAKRFKADVVIVGASPEPMTGLRKLFSRKPLALQIAAHAHCSVIVARNLEPGRNHLVCVQDTDQSRAMLPMVSRYFQSCRYPLSILSVAPTEADLASARKAAQEAAQILGELGTTPAEILVEVGDPVETIITIGYDFSLILASESLKPWFAKGFSVSHEVAEKARNSVMIVK; from the coding sequence ATGACCTCGGACGACAAGCTCAACATGCGCATCCTCATCTGCATCGGCGGCGGCCCCGAAGCCTACGCCAGCCTGCGCTACGCCGTCCGCCTATCCAAGACCGCCTGCGCCGATATTGCCCTGCTCTATGTCCGGCCCCTGGACAGCGGCCTCAACTCCGGCGGCATGGAAGTGCGCGTGGCCCGCGAGAACGTCCTGGACTGGGGGCTCGAACTGCCCGGCCTTCGCCAGCTCAAGGCCGCCCGCGACATCCTCGTGGAACTGGGCGAGATCGAACCCGGCGCGAAACGCGAATGGAAACACAGCGAGATCAAGGGCGACCCGGCGGGCGAGTACATCCGCGACTACGAGAACCCCTGCGGCGGCATCATCTCCCTGCGGCTGCGCACCGCCAAGGACGTGACCACCGCCGTGTCCGACGAGGCCAAGCGATTCAAGGCCGACGTGGTCATCGTCGGCGCCTCGCCCGAACCCATGACCGGGCTCAGAAAACTCTTCTCCCGCAAACCCCTGGCCCTCCAGATCGCCGCCCACGCGCACTGCTCGGTCATCGTGGCCCGGAATCTCGAACCCGGCCGCAACCACCTGGTCTGCGTCCAGGACACCGACCAGTCCCGGGCCATGCTCCCCATGGTCAGCCGCTACTTCCAGTCCTGCCGGTACCCCCTGTCCATCCTGTCCGTGGCTCCCACCGAGGCCGACCTCGCCTCGGCCCGGAAAGCCGCCCAGGAAGCCGCCCAGATCCTCGGCGAACTCGGCACCACACCCGCCGAAATCCTCGTCGAGGTCGGCGACCCCGTGGAAACCATCATCACCATCGGCTACGACTTCTCCCTCATCCTCGCCTCCGAATCCCTCAAACCCTGGTTCGCCAAAGGGTTTAGCGTGTCCCACGAAGTGGCCGAAAAGGCCCGAAACTCCGTCATGATCGTCAAATAG
- the buk gene encoding butyrate kinase has protein sequence MSILVINPGSTSTKVALYKGDDTLAAEELQHSREKMAGFRRVADQFDYRMRLVAEFLAKTGTDPKRIRAVVARGGLLRPLEGGVYEVSDAMVDDLQSARYGEHACNLGGVLALPLARHWGVPAYVVDPVVTDEMMDKARLTGLPGLFRRSIFHALNQRGVARMVAGRLGVEYPHSNFIVCHMGGGVSIGAHRRGRVVDVINALDGEGPFTPERTGGLPLVPILDMLHNGERDYAELRTTILSQGGLVAHLGINDPRLLLARVDQGDEHAALVFRAMAYGIARYIVSMAPALTNDEGGLDLAAVVLTGGLARSVPLVEEIARQVSFLGPVEVVPGEVEMAALAQGAVRALNGTEPVRTYRAD, from the coding sequence GTGAGCATACTGGTCATCAACCCCGGCTCCACCTCCACCAAGGTGGCCCTGTACAAAGGCGACGACACTCTGGCCGCCGAGGAACTGCAGCACTCCCGCGAGAAGATGGCCGGTTTCCGCCGGGTGGCGGACCAATTCGACTACCGCATGCGCCTGGTGGCCGAGTTTCTGGCCAAGACCGGCACGGATCCCAAGCGAATCCGGGCCGTGGTCGCCCGGGGCGGCCTGTTGCGCCCCCTGGAAGGCGGGGTTTACGAAGTGTCCGACGCCATGGTCGACGATCTGCAATCAGCCCGGTACGGCGAGCATGCCTGCAACCTGGGCGGCGTGCTGGCCCTGCCCCTGGCCCGGCACTGGGGCGTGCCCGCCTACGTGGTGGACCCGGTTGTCACGGACGAGATGATGGACAAGGCACGGCTGACCGGACTGCCCGGGCTTTTCCGGCGGTCCATCTTCCACGCCCTGAACCAGCGCGGGGTGGCCCGCATGGTGGCCGGGCGCCTCGGCGTGGAGTATCCTCACTCGAATTTCATCGTCTGCCACATGGGCGGCGGGGTATCCATAGGCGCGCACCGCCGGGGCCGCGTGGTGGACGTGATCAACGCCCTGGACGGTGAGGGGCCGTTCACCCCGGAGCGCACGGGCGGCCTGCCCCTGGTGCCGATCCTGGACATGCTCCATAACGGTGAACGCGACTACGCCGAGCTGCGCACGACCATTCTGAGCCAGGGCGGCCTGGTCGCCCACCTGGGGATCAACGACCCGCGTCTGCTCCTGGCTCGCGTGGACCAGGGCGACGAGCACGCGGCGCTCGTCTTCCGGGCCATGGCCTACGGCATCGCCCGGTACATCGTGTCCATGGCCCCGGCCCTGACCAATGATGAGGGCGGCCTGGATCTGGCCGCCGTGGTCCTGACCGGCGGGCTCGCCCGGAGCGTCCCTCTGGTGGAGGAGATCGCACGACAGGTCTCATTCCTCGGCCCGGTGGAGGTGGTCCCCGGCGAGGTGGAGATGGCCGCCCTGGCCCAGGGCGCGGTGCGGGCCCTGAACGGCACGGAGCCGGTCCGGACCTATCGGGCGGATTAA